A window of the Zeugodacus cucurbitae isolate PBARC_wt_2022May chromosome 4, idZeuCucr1.2, whole genome shotgun sequence genome harbors these coding sequences:
- the LOC105211147 gene encoding tyrosine-protein kinase Abl isoform X3: MGAQQGKERGSHSSGGGHGGTASCIGVPSSGSPVGLSSSHGISVGSVNALAAGSTLRGSRIKSSATPASVGGSSHRSTAASGSSIGHTSKDNHSRCNAIGMNIFTEHNEALRQSRPLPHIPAGTTMLPDADLQCSDGVSLHTQSHSQGHTSATSGFESANRWTSKENLLAPGPEEDDPQLFVALYDFQAGGENQLSLKKGEQVRILSYNKSGEWCEAHSDSGNVGWVPSNYVTPLNSLEKHSWYHGPISRNAAEYLLSSGINGSFLVRESESSPGQRSISLRYEGRVYHYRISEDPDGKVFVTAEAKFNTLAELVHHHSVQHEGHGLITPLLYPAPKQNKPTVFPLSPEPDEWEICRTDIVMKHKLGGGQYGEVYEAVWKRYGNTVAVKTLKEDTMALKDFLEEAAIMKEMKHPNLVQLIGVCTREPPFYIITEFMSHGNLLDFLRSPARETLDAVALLYMATQIASGMSYLESRNYIHRDLAARNCLVGDNKLVKVADFGLARLMRDDTYTAHAGAKFPIKWTAPEGLAYNKFSTKSDVWAFGVLLWEIATYGASPYPNIDLTDVFHKLEKGYRMERPPGCPPEVYDLMRQCWHWNAVDRPTFKSIHHALEHMFQESSITEAVAKQLNATTMPQSLTPQMGKKGIPACGGGSGGGGGGGGSSSGGGLTPSGALLEQPVGTPMSETGSTSTKLSTFSSQGKGNVQMRRTTNKQGKQAPAPPKRTSLLSTSRDSTYREDDSRNLIDEHNTNGLTRDMNSLTQRYDSENDNTTGDPDTDATGDSLECQNIPTSQNKVQHTLHSGGIGPRSAQQHSSFKRPTPVMGNRGLETRQSKRSQHQQQQHHAPRDNSAGGCTSHHVTVGALEVNNVKCVVNRYGTLPKVQRIGAYLNSLEDPHTPPQHSISTHLATVAPVSGTTNGHGGHAAAIRQQLPPAHVLPLPPPMKSVANVTPTGNCGNIPTPPQQMIRSNSSSGVTMQNSASASLNKLQRHRTAADGTMMTFSSFRGTTSSNSPKRGQQPALANLEFPPPPLDLPPPPEEFETPPPPPPPAPAPDVLEELQSASITATQYPLPNSSSNDVSNTAPSVEEASTRFGVSLRKREPSTDSCSSLGSPPEVANANNTNAGGNVQELNMKEKLMAEIKDRSKENSANNANMQNGSTIPTAPAGSGVDPVSLLFTELAEMNLTKQKSTPPQPPKAQSGGSNGDSGGSQENGNTNSFKAQLKKVEPKKLPTPTQKTENQTTIIDFKAHLRKVEKEPKDKKDVGTDEAPKSILQKGQTVISTGGTLGRKGDKKFTTTMTTAPSMGTLTSTQQKTENAKHDMTNSNNGNTINTTNNTNTNSTANTNGNTQHNANANANSNINCNNTSNTNDSADTPAVANESDAGKRRSTGSINSLKKLWEQPGSGADYASTQTQANCTTNSGSTGTNANNTNTTSTTSTNQLSPKFNLKPISNAATTPTTNSNRFPPLSTQISPRTNAMNATNSMATKPPPAAPPPPPPTTNSTNNQTQNHNQNSIFNNSHCTKSQLTTSLSTQLFTDGSHQYGEQGSNNSSTANTTTGTNTTTNNEIAAMSQSLFVEHSSATNSGGNLMQPNNKLTTSTITTNAAATAANNTTNNIATTNKPAVPLKPTKLTIYATPISQKIAASALDGNINTPLGSALQSSTQITRESILELVALLETSLHQHPVNSISASQWLQLSDKLNILQNNCVVFADNETMPPHSKFHFRELVTRVETQSQSLRTAGSKNVQDNERLVSEVGQSLKQLTNALHR; the protein is encoded by the exons AAGCACTGCGACAATCCCGACCGCTACCACACATTCCGGCCGGCACGACAATGTTGCCGGACGCCGATTTACAATGCTCAGATGGCGTCTCGCTGCACACACAAAGTCACAGTCAAGGTCACACATCCGCCACATCCGGTTTCGAGTCGGCAAATCGCTGGACATCCAAAGAGAATCTGCTAGCACCCGGTCCCGAAGAGGACGATCCACAACTATTCGTGGCACTATATGACTTCCAAGCCGGTGGTGAGAATCAGTTGAGCCTGAAGAAAGGCGAACAGGTGCGTATATTGTCGTACAATAAATCGGGCGAATGGTGTGAAGCACACTCGGACTCCGGCAATGTCGGTTGGGTGCCATCGAATTATGTGACGCCGCTCAATTCTTTGGAGAAGCACTCCTGGTATCATGGACCCATATCGCGCAATGCCGCCGAATACTTACTCAGCTCGGGCATCAATGGCAGTTTTTTGGTGCGTGAAAGTGAAAGTTCACCGGGGCAACGCAGCATCAGTTTGAG ATACGAAGGTCGTGTGTATCATTACCGCATCTCCGAGGATCCGGAtggtaaagtttttgtcacaGCGGAAGCCAAATTTAATACACTCGCCGAACTTGTGCATCATCATAGTGTACAACACGAAGGGCACGGGTTGATTACGCCATTACTATACCCGGCGCCCAAACAAAATAAACCGACCGTTTTCCCACTCAGTCCCGAACCGGACGAGTGGGAAATCTGCCGTACGGACATTGTGATGAAGCATAAGTTGGGCGGCGGCCAGTACGGTGAGGTGTACGAGGCCGTTTGGAAGCGTTACGGCAACACAGTGGCTGTGAAGACGCTCAAGGAAGACACAATGGCATTGAAGGACTTTCTCGAAGAGGCGGCAATAATGAAAGAGATGAAACATCCAAATCTAGTGCAACTAATTG GTGTTTGCACGCGTGAACCGCCCTTCTACATCATTACCGAGTTCATGTCGCACGGCAATCTTTTGGATTTCCTGCGTTCACCTGCACGCGAAACACTTGACGCCGTGGCCCTACTCTACATGGCCACACAGATTGCCTCCGGTATGAGTTACTTGGAGTCGCGCAATTACATTCACCGCGATTTGGCCGCACGCAATTGTCTGGTGGGCGATAATAAACTTGTAAAAGTGGCCGATTTCGGCTTGGCGCGGCTGATGCGCGACGACACATACACAGCGCATGCCGGCGCCAAATTCCCTATTAAGTGGACGGCCCCAGAGGGTTTGGCGTACAATAAGTTCAGCACCAAATCGGATGTTTGGGCATTCGGCGTTTTGCTGTGGGAGATCGCCACATATGGCGCTTCACCCTATCCCAATATTGATCTCACCGATGTATTTCATAAGCTTGAGAAGGGCTATCGCATGGAGAGGCCGCCGGGTTGCCCACCGGAAGTGTACGATTTGATGCGTCAGTGTTGGCATTGGAATGCGGTGGATCGGCCGACATTCAAGAGTATACATCATGCATTGGAGCATATGTTTCAG GAATCATCGATTACTGAGGCGGTCGCAAAACAATTGAATGCCACAACGATGCCACAGAGTCTAACGCCACAAATGGGTAAAAAGGGCATACCAGCGTGTGGTGGGggcagcggcggcggtggtggtggtggcggtagCAGCAGTGGCGGCGGTTTAACACCTAGCGGCGCACTACTAGAGCAGCCCGTTGGCACGCCAATGTCgg AAACCGGCTCCACTTCTACCAAATTGAGCACATTCTCGAGTCAAGGTAAAGGCAATGTGCAAATGCGTCGCACCACCAACAAGCAGGGCAAACAAGCGCCAGCGCCACCGAAGCGTACGAG CTTACTATCGACCAGCCGTGATTCGACTTATCGTGAGGATGATTCACGTAATCTCATTGATGAACACAATACAAATG GTCTCACACGCGATATGAATAGTCTGacacaacgttatgattccgaAAATGACAATACAACCGGTGATCCCGACACAGATGCGACTGGCGATAGCTTGGAGTGTCAAAATATACCCACCAGCCAGAATAAGGTACAGCATACGCTGCATAGCGGTGGCATTGGACCACGATCGGCTCAGCAACATAGCTCATTCAAGCGTCCAACACCCGTTATGGGTAATCGTGGTCTCGAAACACGTCAAAGTAAACGATCTcaacaccagcagcaacaacatcatgCACCACGTGATAATAGCGCTGGCGGTTGTACGTCACATCATGTGACTGTCGGTGCATTGGAGGTGAATAATGTGAAGTGCGTCGTCAATCGTTATGGCACTTTGCCGAAAGTGCAACGCATAGGCGCATATTTGAATAGTCTCGAAGATCCACATACGCCACCACAACACAGTATTAGCACACATCTGGCAACAGTTGCGCCGGTTAGCGGTACCACAAATGGTCATGGCGGGCATGCGGCAGCAATACGTCAGCAACTGCCACCGGCACATGTGTTGCCGTTGCCGCCACCAATGAAGTCGGTTGCCAATGTGACACCCACTGGCAATTGTGGCAACATACCGACACCACCACAGCAAATGATACGCAGCAATTCGTCGAGTGGTGTTACCATGCAGAATAGCGCTTCGGCGAGTTTGAATAAATTACAGCGTCATCGTACCGCCGCAGATGGCACCATGATGACATTTTCCTCATTTCGTGGTACAACCTCAAGTAATTCACCAAAACGTGGTCAGCAGCCGGCTTTAGCCAATTTGGAGTTTCCACCACCACCGTTGGATTTGCCACCACCACCCGAGGAGTTCGAgacaccaccaccgccaccaccaccagcaccgGCACCCGATGTGTTGGAAGAATTACAATCGGCAAGTATAACTGCAACACAATATCCCTTACCGAATAGCAGTAGTAATGATGTCTCGAACACGGCACCCAGTGTTGAGGAAGCCAGCACACGTTTCGGTGTGTCGTTGCGTAAGCGTGAGCCCTCGACAGACTCGTGCAGTTCATTGGGTTCGCCGCCCGAGGTTGCAAACGCAAATAATACAAACGCTGGTGGCAATGTGCAGGAACTCAATATGAAGGAGAAACTAATGGCAGAAATAAAAGACCGTTCCAAAGAGAACTCCGCTAATAATGCGAACATGCAAAATGGCAGCACCATACCAACAGCGCCAGCAGGCAGTGGTGTGGATCCGGTGTCTTTGCTATTCACCGAATTGGCCGAAATGAAtttgacaaaacaaaaatcaacacCACCGCAACCGCCGAAAGCGCAAAGCGGCGGCAGTAACGGTGATTCAGGCGGTTCTCAAGAAAATGGCAATACAAACTCGTTTAAGGCACAGCTAAAGAAAGttgaaccaaaaaaattaccaacACCCACACAAAAGACCGAAAATCAAACGACGATCATCGACTTTAAGGCGCATTTGCGAAAAGTGGAGAAGGAGCCCAAAGATAAAAAAGACGTGGGCACAGATgaggcgcctaaaagtatactacaaAAGGGACAAACTGTGATCTCTACGGGTGGCACGCTGGGCCGCAAGGGTGACAAGAAATTCACCACAACAATGACAACGGCGCCATCAATGGGCACGTTAACATCCACACAACAAAAGACTGAAAATGCAAAACACGATATGACCAATAGCAATAACGGCAATACCATAAATACCACCAACAATACAAACACTAACTCAACTGCAAACACCAATGGTAATACTCAGCATAATGCGAATGCCAAtgcaaattcaaatataaattgcaacaacacGTCAAACACCAATGATTCGGCAGATACACCGGCGGTCGCCAACGAAAGCGATGCTGGCAAACGTCGTAGCACAGGTAGTATAAATAGTTTGAAGAAATTGTGGGAGCAACCGGGCAGTGGCGCCGATTATGCAAGCACCCAGACACAGGCGAACTGCACCACAAATAGTGGCAGCACTGGCACTAATGCCAACAATACCAACACCACCAGCACAACGAGCACCAATCAACTTTCACCAAAATTCAATTTGAAGCCCATCTCGAATGCTGCAACCACGCCCACAACCAATTCGAATCGTTTTCCACCACTTAGCACGCAAATCTCACCACGTACCAATGCCATGAATGCCACCAATTCCATGGCAACAAAGCCGCCACCAGctgcaccaccaccaccgccccCTACTACCAACAGCACCAATAATCAAACTCAGAATCACAATCAAAATTCCATTTTCAACAATTCCCATTGCACGAAATCCCAACTAACAACCTCTCTTTCAACTCAACTATTCACAGATGGTAGCCATCAGTATGGTGAGCAAGGCTCGAACAACTCCTCCACCGCTAACACAACAACCGGAACAAACACAACGACTAACAACGAAATCGCCGCAATGAGCCAATCACTCTTTGTGGAGCACAGCAGCGCCACAAATAGCGGCGGTAATCTAATGCAACCAAACAACAAACTCACCACATCGACTATCACTACAAATGCGGCTGCCACAGCTGCGAAtaacacaacaaacaacataGCCACCACAAATAAACCCGCCGTACCGCTGAAACCCACCAAACTGACCATCTACGCCACGCCCATCTCACAGAAGATCGCCGCCAGCGCCTTGGATGGCAACATAAACACACCACTCGGCAGCGCACTACAAAGTTCCACACAAATCACACGCGAGAGCATACTGGAGCTCGTCGCGCTGCTCGAGACTTCGCTGCATCAGCATCCCGTCAACTCGATCTCGGCCTCACAGTGGCTACAGCTGAGCGACAAACTCAACATACTGCAAAACAATTGCGTGGTCTTCGCCGACAACGAAACAATGCCGCCGCATTCGAAATTCCATTTTCGCGAGTTGGTGACACGCGTCGAAACGCAATCGCAGAGTCTGCGCACCGCCGGCAGCAAGAATGTGCAGGACAACGAGCGGCTGGTCAGCGAGGTGGGTCAATCATTGAAGCAGCTAACAAATGCCTTGCATaggtaa